In Astyanax mexicanus isolate ESR-SI-001 chromosome 7, AstMex3_surface, whole genome shotgun sequence, the genomic stretch AGAATAGCTGTGGATTAGGCACAGAGTAATGCAGGTTGCTGTTAAGTAATAATAGTGATGCAAAATTCTTTGCATTTAACATcataattttaaatgaaatacaTTATGCCATTTTACAGTTGCTAAGATTAATCTGTGGAAACATACAAGTTTGCTTTATttacataattccttaataaCTGATTGCAGGAACTACCTGTATGATTACTCTATGCCAGTACCTCTCTGCTTTGTTGTTGGTGTCActgctgttgtgctgaaacaaTCGTCCAAAGTTTGCCCAGAGTGCGGCGAAAGGAAACCATTGGTCCCTGAGGTAATGGGTTACCCGGCTGCTACCAAACTGGGCCTCAAGGTCTCTACACTTTGAAGCAGACACACTTTCAAAATCTTCTTCCTGAAATGTGTCACAAGCAGACGATTATCTTTTTCAATTTATCTTGCAAACAACGtaacatatagaaatatatatttttcctttgacAAAGTGAAACAAGAATAATAACATTCAGTTGCAAGATGTCACAGAAATCCCTCCTTTAGTACCGTCATGCAGGCTTTCATTGTCATCATGGCATGTATAACGGTGTTTCTTTGGGCAGGTGATAGGTTTCCTCCATCTTTTTTCACCAGCCAGCGATGTACAGCCTTGaacatacaatacaaatacacttagtgctgggcgataaaaagataacaatatttattgcaaaataatAGAGGGAAGCTTGTGTGATTTGGGACGGGTCCTTGCACGAGTAAAGGCAGTGCAGCTTTTAGCAATCAGCTTTTGTGATTAAACTATGAGAGTGTTTCTGTCAAAGTCACTAAATattgaaatgaataataatgataatataaataacaacagtcattattattattattatgtcagtcAATTCTATTTGTGTCAATGTAAAAGTTGGTGAAACAAGTTTTGGTTTGTgtattagtatttattatttatgcattttatttttcaacACATTTAAACAATATCACTATAATATGATAAGCGTGACAGTTTTGGTCATTATAATGCTGATATAAAATGCAAATATTGTTTCATCAAATATTGTTTCAAGCACACAGCACAGAGTGCAGAGGGAGCAGTGGTTTAATCCACATGCTAATGTTTTGGTTACTGCAGATGAATGAATCACAGACATTTGACATGAATAATTGCGCACCCTGTGTGAGGCAACAAACTCCCACATCTCAATATCTTCACTTATCAATGAGTAGTACAAAGTAACCTTTAGATGTAACAGAAATAATGGTTTgattatatcgtgatatatattgatattgactgatataaaaaaaatattgtgatatgattTTTTCCCATATTCCCAAGCCTTAAATACACTGTTATATGTAGAGGGTAAATTGTTggacaaatataagaaaatgcagctgaaaagtacattttatatttctgtAGACCATAGGTGTCAAATTCTGGCCCGCGGACCAAATTTGGCCCATAGTGTAAACATATTTGGCCAGTGAGACAATACCGCATGACTCATAGAACTGGTCCACTGGTATTATACAGCGCATGTATCACTAATATAACTGCAATGCTCTGGGGCAGATACCTTGCAACCGGAGTGCAGTATGATAACTACAAATCCCAGAATGCTCTGCTGTTTTTTTTGGCGTTTAAAATTCAATTTTGCATGTATTCAATATTAACCCTTGTTTtagggtctgtgggacccgtttaatttttttatcaaaagaaaaaaaaagatagttATTGTAATTGGGAAGAAGtaaacatttgtttaatattttaacatataacTGATTGTGTTGATTTGAAAACCTGAGAACCTGAACACTGGCTGAACACAAAAATAGGAACAACACAAGGGTTacgttatatattatataatattaagctTTGCTTGTTccgtttatgtttgagcaaaaatTGTTCATGACCATATAAAAAGGTTAATTGTTATATCTAGTGGAAGATTTTTTATCATAACTATCAATGTCGGCCCGCAACTTTGTCCAAGTTTTAAATTTTGTCCCACTGTGTatttgagtttgacaccccttCTGTAAACCATTCTGAACAAAATTAAGGGAGGCAAGTAGTGCATCAGGTAAAATTGAGAACAGGCAAAATTATTTCCAAAGCTGATTGATATTATTATACAGCTTGttctataattacattttatatagggaaatatataaaaatgtatttatactaactaactaactgaatACTACCTACACAAATAATGCAATTCCTCCAGGAGATATTTCGAaattgttaaaaactaaaaaataaagtagTGTTTTTCTACTTAatgttaaaatagtgtttaaCAGTTTTTCAGAGCAAATAAACCATTACTGttcagataaatatttttttcattcctATTTTCTCAGATAACATGTtcacatattatattattacactgAATATTCTGTGTTATGGAAGTGTAATACACACCTGCAAAACATGAAACCAGCATAAGAGAACTTTGGTCTTTGGGAAGGTCTGTCGTATGGCACCAAGTTCTTTTAAGTCACGATCTATCATTACTGacctacagaacacacacacacacacacacacacacacacagaacatacatatgCAAATAGAAATATGTATGTGGGTACAGTGTTATGGGTGCAATTATAATTGTCAGGTCAGGTGGCTGGGTGACAGGTTATGGGGACATTgaacattttgattttttttgagaGAACATGACTAGTGGATACATGtgaatggacagacaggtgaCTGGAGACAGGTGACTGGAGACAGGTGGGTGGGTGGAGACAGGTGGGTGGGTGGAGACAGGTGGGTGGGTGGAgacaggtgggtgggtgggtggagacaggtgggtgggtgggtggagacaggtgggtgggtgggtggagacAGGTGGGTGGGTGGAGACAGGTGGGTGGGCAGGCACTCACCTTGGGTAAAAGCCTGGATTGCACGAGGATAGGCTCTTCAAGCAAACAGTCAGTGTTTCAGATGATTCATGGCTTACAATAAAGTAGGCAAAAGGAACTCCTCTTCCTGTTTGATTCACTAATAAAAGGGCATAAAAGGCATAACCATATGAGGTTAAACCTTTGTAGGACGCATCCATGAAAATCATGGGATTGGGATTTTCTTGCAAAAGAGCCTTCTGTGCTGGTGTTTGAACTACTATGATCAAAGGTTGATCTTTTGTGATTGGTtgataaaaacaaatgttttccTTCAGGTCAGTGCTGATCAACTTGTCAACACTCACAGAATCATCAATATCAGGTAAAATGATGGATTGCAAACTTCGCTTTACTAATCTAACATCATTAGGGGTGAGATAGTATCTTCTGTTGTGCTTATCTGTGTGCCCATGACTTTGTGCCCAATTACAACTTTTTAACACAACTTGGGATACTGACAGTCCTTGGTTAAGCCACATCTCCACAAATCCTAATAATTCAGGATCAACTGGGTTCTTCGTTAGCTCTTCAGGATTGGATACATTGTGTCCTGTATGTTCCAACATGTGTCGAATTATTACAGCTTTGTATCCAGCCTCCCTgaccattttaaaagaaacataaGCCTGGCAGGAATTGGCTCTTGTTTTACTGGACTCCCCTTTGCTTTGTCCTTTTGCCTTATTTGATCTTtcacaggcataaaaataatagTCTTTGCTGGTGGACTTAGGTGCTTGGAAAAAATAATTCCTTTCCTCTTGGATCTTGGTGATGTAGGAGTCCATAAATTCCTTCTCATTTCCATTAATAAGTTGGACTTCTGTATTTACTTTAGAATCTTTGGGTTTCCTCAGATTTTTTGCTATTCCTTCAAGCCACACCTTCTGCATTGTCTACAAGAAACACAATTAGAGATATTAATAACTTGccataataacattttaaatgaactaaatttagattttattgtatttaaacataataaaacatacagaatgaAAGAAAACGGTAGAGTAAAGAAACTGATATACAAAACAATGAATATTATGATTGTGCAGGAAAAATCAAACGTTTGTCATGTCTACTACATACACATTAGAATAATCTAAACATAGGAAAGggatgtaattaataaaaaactgCTTATAGAATATTTAGGAGtataatgtagaggagctgttctgtaagctgctctaagaacagaatataaacataaccaccacaagctgctttaggagcagaatgtagaggagctgcactgtaaactgctctaagaacagaatataaacaaaaccaccacaagctgctttagaagcagaatgtagaggagctgtactgtaagctgctctaagaacagaatataaacaaaaccaccacaagctgctttaggagcagaatgtagaggagctgtgctgtaagctgctctaagaacagaatataaacaaaaccaccacaagctgctttaggagcagaatgtagaggagctgtactgtaagctgctctaagaacagaatataaatataaccaccacaagctgctttagaagcagaatatagaggagctgtactgtaagctgctctaagaaaagaatataaacaaaaccaccacaagctgctttaggagcagaatgtagaggagctgtactgtaagctgctctaagaacagaatataaacaaaaccaccacaagctgctttaggagcagaatgtagaggagctgtgctgtaagctgctctaagaacagaatataaacaaaaccaccacaagctgctttaggagcagaatatagaggagctgtactgtaagctgctctaagaacagaatataaacaaaaccaccacaagctgctttaggagcataaTGTAGAGGAGCCgtgctgtaagctgctctaagaacagaatataaatataaccaccacaagctgctttaggagcagaatgtagaggagctgtgctgtaagctgctctaagaacagaatataaacaaaaccaccacaagctgctttaggagcagaatatagaggagctgtactgtaagctgctctaagaacagaatataaacaaaaccaccacaagctgctttaggagcataatgtagaggagctgtactgtaagctgctctaagaacagaatataaatataactaccACAAggtgctttaggagcagaatgtagaggagctgttctgtaagctgctctaagaacagaatataaacataaccaccacaagctgctttaggagcagaatgtagaggagctgtgctgtaagctgctctaagaacagaatataaacaaaaccaccacaagctgctttaggagcagaatatagaggagctgtactgtaagctgctctaagaacagaatataaacaaaaccaccacaagctgctttaggagcataaTGTAGAGGAGCCgtgctgtaagctgctctaagaacagaatataaatataaccaccacaagctgctttaggagcagaatgtagaggagctgtgctgtaagctgctctaagaacagaatataaacaaaaccaccacaagctgctttaggagcagaatatagaggagctgtactgtaagctgctctaagaacagaatataaacataaccaccacaagctgctttaggagcagaatgtagaggagctgtactgtaagctgctctaagaacagaatataaatataactaccACAAggtgctttaggagcagaatgtagaggagctgttctgtaagctgctctaagaacagaatataaacataaccaccacaagctgctttaggagcagaatgtagaggagctgtactgtaagctgctctaagaacagaatataaatataaccaccacaagctgctttagaagcagaatatagaggagctgtactgtaagctgctctaagaacagaatataaatataaccaccacaagctgctttagaagcagaatatagaggagctgtactgtaagctgctctaagaaaagaatataaacaaaaccaccacaagctgctttaggagcagaatgtagaggagctgtactgtaagctgctctaagaacagaatataaacaaaaccaccacaagctgctttaggagcagaatgtagaggagctgtactgtaagctgctctaagaacagaatataaacaaaaccaccacaagctgctttaggagcataaTGTAGAGGAGCCgtgctgtaagctgctctaagaacagaatataaatataaccaccacaagctgctttaggagcagaatgtagaggagctgtgctgtaagctgctctaagaacagaatataaacaaaaccaccacaagctgctttaggagctgTAAGCTACAGAAAAGGGCAAACTGTTAAAAGGATATGGATTAAATTGtgcaagctaacgctagctagctagcccagTAGTTAAAATGCAGGTGTTTTAAGAGCTGAGGCTCAGAAACCAGCGTTTCAGGCATTTGCTTCTAGTCTCTTACTATTAGAAGGCAAGTTAGATTAGCATGTTAGCAGGTTGTGGTTAATTTCAAGGTAAAGTTAAGCAGACAGTCAGCTATCAACCGTGCTAGCTAGCTCAATGAAATAACTTCTCAACTGCTATGCTTTCTCTTGTTTAAAATAcccaaaagtaaaacatgtcaaATTGCTATTACGCCTGCACTTACCTCTTTATTTCAAGGATTCTCCCTTACTCTATTTAACTCTCGTGGTCCTCTCCGCCTCGTTGCTCCGTAGGGATTGCCGTTTGGCgcaaattacaaattactgatAGCCACGCCCCCCAGTGTTTCGATTGGCTGTCTCCCAGAGCCAATCGTATGACATGCTGCCCTG encodes the following:
- the LOC111188867 gene encoding uncharacterized protein LOC111188867 isoform X2, yielding MQKVWLEGIAKNLRKPKDSKVNTEVQLINGNEKEFMDSYITKIQEERNYFFQAPKSTSKDYYFYACERSNKAKGQSKGESSKTRANSCQAYVSFKMVREAGYKAVIIRHMLEHTGHNVSNPEELTKNPVDPELLGFVEMWLNQGLSVSQVVLKSCNWAQSHGHTDKHNRRYYLTPNDVRLVKRSLQSIILPDIDDSVSVDKLISTDLKENICFYQPITKDQPLIIVVQTPAQKALLQENPNPMIFMDASYKGLTSYGYAFYALLLVNQTGRGVPFAYFIVSHESSETLTVCLKSLSSCNPGFYPRSVMIDRDLKELGAIRQTFPKTKVLLCWFHVLQAVHRWLVKKDGGNLSPAQRNTVIHAMMTMKACMTEEDFESVSASKCRDLEAQFGSSRVTHYLRDQWFPFAALWANFGRLFQHNSSDTNNKAERYWHRVIIQILLHYKIPVFARSSKQTS
- the LOC111188867 gene encoding uncharacterized protein LOC111188867 isoform X1, which gives rise to MQKVWLEGIAKNLRKPKDSKVNTEVQLINGNEKEFMDSYITKIQEERNYFFQAPKSTSKDYYFYACERSNKAKGQSKGESSKTRANSCQAYVSFKMVREAGYKAVIIRHMLEHTGHNVSNPEELTKNPVDPELLGFVEMWLNQGLSVSQVVLKSCNWAQSHGHTDKHNRRYYLTPNDVRLVKRSLQSIILPDIDDSVSVDKLISTDLKENICFYQPITKDQPLIIVVQTPAQKALLQENPNPMIFMDASYKGLTSYGYAFYALLLVNQTGRGVPFAYFIVSHESSETLTVCLKSLSSCNPGFYPRSVMIDRDLKELGAIRQTFPKTKVLLCWFHVLQAVHRWLVKKDGGNLSPAQRNTVIHAMMTMKACMTEEDFESVSASKCRDLEAQFGSSRVTHYLRDQWFPFAALWANFGRLFQHNSSDTNNKAERFFFTIKYQFLRGQANKRVDQLLQLLCGDVQKYYNYLDDLIHAGRLNTSSSSSSSSSSTSVPTTSMLGDGLHEKIHIGEDGRCSLPEDFMSTVSDPRIITVDLVWMLCDCKTYDRGNLCKHTMMAKTEAQRRGINIQVLRNRVAKQYFDNDQFYIDGDCLSVYHHDGNATFVFRGESAFCTCTANSYQEKCVCLHLADILEINMTSSCMAMTESEIAHQLCPKPKPTVQTMLSDLLEWSHSPNYKYSRELHNTIQKAHKMAFANFGIVSKKRKISALHAYRQRIEKAKREARETFKPVRSHRLRVRNIKKKSVSREGIV